The genome window TCACATATGGCACCCTGCAGGGTTTTGACAATCCGTTTGCCGGACGGCTTCGCGAAAATGCGGTGTATGAAGGCAGGGGATATTTTTCAGGATTACTCTATCTCATTTCCTGGTATCCGGGAGCTGTTTTTGATAAAAATGCTTCCTCAAAAGTGCACGGAGAAATATACAGGCTAACTGCGCCGGAAGCATTGTTTGTGGAACTGGATGATTATGAGGATGTTTTTGAAGATGAAAAAAACAGCCTGTATCTGCGAAAAACTATTTCAATCACCACAGAAAATGAAGCAAGCCTTGATTGCTGGGTATATCTTTACAACCAATCCGTGGCTGGACTGCCTTTAATTGAAGACGGTCGCTTTAAGCACTCGGTCTGAGGCGCTCGCCAATGATACGGAGTCCGTCCAATGTTAAGTTACTGTCAATTTCTACGAACTCTTCTTGCAAGGTCTCAATAATAGACGAAAGTCCTCCGGTGGCAACGGCAATGCATTCACCACCCATTTCCTGCCTGATCCTTTGCAGAAGCGACTTTACAAGTCCTTCATAACCCAGTAATATGCCCGCCTGAATGGCTTCTGTTGTATTTTTTCCAATGGCCGTTTTGGGTAAAACCAGTGGTACTTCCGGTAATTGTGCGGTGTTGGCAAAAAGCGCTTTCACCGCTGTCATAAGTCCTGGCAGGATTGCTACACCCAGTATTTTCCGGTCTTTCGAAACCGTCGTGAATGTTAATGCTGTCCCAAAATCGACAACCACGCAATTTTCCTGGTAACGCGTCATTACGGCCACTGAATTGGCGATGAGGTCAGCGCCAATTTCGTGCGGATGGTTGATGGCAATGGATAGGTCGGGATAAATGTCCGGGCCGACGACAATGACGTCATCACCGAACATGGAGCGCAGCACTTTCTGGATAATGGGCGTCATAGCAGGCACAACGCTGCTAAGCACCACCGTATCCACATCACCGAACCATAGCCCCGCTTCGAGGAAATGCAGCCTTAACCTGGATTCATAATGGGATTCATTTTCATTCACCAGCGAACGCATCCGCCAGATATATTCCCAGTCATCCGATTGGTAAAGCCCAAAAACAGTGTCGGTGTTACCAACGTCAACGGCTAGAAGCATAGCAAAGAATTTACAATTGCAGACAAATTAAAGGCATTAATCTATAATTTTAGCAAAAAATATATACCACACCCTACCAAAGTTATATGCACCGCTTTTACCGTTACTGGCTTGGCTTACTGACTGCTTTTCTGCTTTTCAATACATTCCAATCCCACGCACAAGCCGTCCCGGAATGGCAGGACCCGCAGGTTTTCGGCGTCAATACGGAAAAACCACGCGCTGATTTCATTCCTTACCCTGACGAAAAGAGTGCGCTGCTAATGGATAAAAAAGCGTCTTCGGCACGCTCGCTGAACGGCACCTGGAAATTCAGATGGGCATCGCATCCTTCCAAAGCCATTCCCAATTTTTTTGATCCCAATATGCAGGATGCGGGCTGGGACAACATTCCCGTCCCGTCCAACTGGCAGGTGACTGGAGCGCGTGAAGGCCGCAAATACGACGCTCCGGTCTCGAATAACAAACTAGCTTTTAAAGCCACGCCGCCGCGGATCAATGCAGATACGAACGCGGTGGGCATGTACAGGACCACATTTACGGTTTCGGACGACATTAAAAGCAAGGAAATATTTTTACAATTCGCCGGCGTGCAGTCGGCATGCTACGTATGGCTGAATGGTGTTGCCGTTGGTTACCACGAGGACGGCATGACGCCTTTTGAATTCGATATCACCGAAGATGTGAAATCAGGACTCAATCACTTGGCGGTCCAGGTAATCAATTGGTCGGACGGGAGTTATCTCGAAAAACAGGACCAATGGCGGTTAGCGGGCATTTTCAGGGATGTAAATTTGCTTGTGCGCCCAAAAGTGATTCTGAGCGATTTTTCTGTCAGAACGCTTTTGGATGCGAATCAGGAACATGCAACATTGAAACTCAGCGCTTTTGTAAAAAATTACACGGAACAGGCCGTTCACGCACACCAGGTTTTATTCACTTTATACGATGCGAACAAATCAGTAGTCGTAACGCCGGTCAGTCAAATGGTAGGCACGCTCGATCCCGCAAAAGAAGGCGCGGTGCGGGTTGATATTCCTATTCCAAATCCTGTAAAATGGACTGCGGAAACGCCTTATTTGTACACATTGTCGGTTCAGCTGATGAATTCCGACGGAAAAGTGATTGAAGCCACAAGCCAGCCCGTCGGTTTCAGGGAAGTGAAGATTAAGAATGGGCAGTTGGTTGTAAATGGGAAAGTAATTACGGTGAAGGGCGTCAACAGGCAGGAATTTGATGCAGAAAGCGGCCAGGCGATCACGCGCGAAACGATGATCAAGGACATTACCTTGATGAAACAACACAACATCAATGCAGTAAGGACTTCACATTATCCCAATGCTTCCCAGTGGTACGAACTCTGCGACCAATACGGGCTTTATGTCATTGACGAAGCCAACCTGGATGGCCAAGGCATTTCGGGTGCAAACATGATCCTGGCCGATATGCCGCAATGGCGTTCGGCATTTCTGGCGCGGGGAAAAGCAATGATCGAGCGGGATAAGAACCATCCTTCGGTAATCGTATGGTCACTTGGAAATGAATCTGAAAAGGGCAAGAATTTCAAGGATATGGCCGATTACATTCATCTCGCCGACCCTACGCGGCCCATTGACAGGCATCCGGTGAAGCAAATCCACTTCGCTTCCAATTGGGTCAGCAAGGCCTTAGCGCTCAAAAAACCTGACGGGACGTCCTACTGGGAATTTGCCAATGCGATCGACAGCACCCAAGCAGGCGACGGCCTCATCAATCCTGACCGTGTGCCGCAACCTCAGCTCATTGAGATTAAAAAGGTTTATCAATACGTAAAATTTGAATCGCCCGACACCATGCGCACGGGCGAAAAAACGGTCAGTCTTCTTAATAACTACGATTTTCTACCATTAAATGTCTTGGAACTGGCCTGGTCTGTTCAGGAAAATGGTAAGATCATCGGAAAGCCCGGCGTGATCAGCAATCTTAATGCAGCTTCAAAACAGCGCCAGCAGGTTTCAATCCCTTACGAGTTGCCGGCAGTGCAAAAACCTGGCGCCGAGTATTTTCTTAACATTAGCATACGCCTCAAAGATGGCACTTCCTGGGCGCCAAAAGGACACGAAGTTGCGTGGCATCAGATCGCGCTCATCAAATCCCAGGAAGCTGCACCTGCCCTAAGTCTTTACAATGAAAGGCCTTTGCGCGTAGCACAGATCAGCTCGGCGCGCGTTGCGATTACGGGACAAGATTTTGCTGTGACTTTTGATAAAAAAGAAGGAATTATTTCTTTCAAAAATAAGCGGGAAGAAATGCTGCAAGCTGGCCCATATGCCAGTTTCTGGCGTGTCCCCACGCATCAGGACGAAGCGGGTGGCGCAAAAAGTTACGCGGCACAATGGCGCGAAGCCGGGCTCGATACGCTGGAAGTTTCCGATTCTGAAATCAAAACACAGCGCCTGACTTCAACAGTTTACAGGGTAACCATAACAAGAACATTCAAAAGCAAAACGGGCGACGTGGATATGACCAACGAGTTTATCGTTTATGCAACGGGTGATATTTATGTCAAAAATACATTCAGCCCAACCGGCCAGTGGCCGTCCATGGCGAAAGTAGGAACGCAGTTCCGGATGCTAGCCACATTTAACAAAACGCAATGGTATGGCAATGGCCCGCACGCAACATATGCAGACCAGAGAACGAGCGGCAGGATCGGGATTTATGGCGGGAGCGTTGCTGATCAGCATTTCGCGCATTTAACGCCTCAGGAGAATGGAAACAAAACCAATGTTCGCTGGGCCGCGGTTACCAATGCGGAGGGAATCGGCTTACTGGCGGTAAGTGATTCTGTTTTTAATTTTAACGTACATGACTATACGGATCAGCAGTTACTGGCATCGAAAAAGCGGGGCGCAACACTTACACGGGGTTTGGAAACAGTCGTAAACATTGACCTAGCACAAATGGGGCTTGGCGGAGGCGACAGCGCTTCACAAATGCATTCACCGTATCTACTTCCTGCGAAAAATTACAGTTATGCTTTTCGGTTAAAGCCCATTGACAACACTTCCAACATTGAGCAGATCGCTTCTTACACATTGCCTTATACAGGTCAGGAATCCGGTTCAAATCTCGCCACTAACACGGTAAGTGATTCCGATGTGGAAGAAGAAGTTGCAGAGGAGGAAGCCACTGAGCCTGTTGCCAAGCCCGTTGTACGAAAAGCTCCGGTCAGGAAAAAGCCTGCTTATAAACGTAAATCTTCGCGAAGGCGCCGTAGGTAAATCCTCATTTCGCAGTCAGCACATATTGCGCCTTTACACTGATTACCTGGGCTATTTTCACAAAAACGACCTGTGGGACTTCAATTTTGTGATCGGTTAGCGGCACTTCAAAATCAGAGTTGATCGTAATCTTCCCGCTTTCGATCTTCATCTTACCTTTAATGGTGCGCTCTTTGGTGACGCCATGTACGGTGAATTTGCCTGTCGCCGAAACATCGTACTGGCCGTCTTTGGTGTAATCAGGCGCATTATCCACCTTTCCGCTGAATGTTGCCGTCGGATATTTTTCCGATTCGATGTAGTTCTCGTTGAAATGTTCCTGCATGAGTTTATTGGGAAAAACAAATTCCCGCATGTTCATGCGTATCGCAATTTCATTGTTGGCCGTGTTGAGGATAACCTGGCTTTTCTTGTTCTCTGCATTCACATTTTCGAGCGGGGTTACCGAAGAGAATTTTGTATTTCCGGTCGAGGTTCCAAACTTCCCCTGCGCCAGAAGCGGCCCGGAAGGCAAAGCAGAGGCGAGCACGGTTACGAAAACCATGGCTGATAGATGCATTTTCATAGGTTGTTTTCGGTCAGTTGGCTACCTTCTTGTTCTTCTTGTCAAAACTGAATGTGCGGGAAATGTTAAACCCGTAGTGAATGTCACCCTTGCCCCAGGTGCCGGTCGTTTCCCCGATAAACTGCTTCTCGATCATACCCAGCGAATTGGTAAAATGCAATTGAAAAACGTGCCCGCCGGTCTCAATGTCAACCCCGAACGACATGGAATCATAATAGGGAGCAGTAACGGTGTTTTTCTCCCGTGCTGTGTAAAAATACTCCCCGTTCAATGATACACGTTTGGATAGCTTGAACCGTCCCCCGACGCCAAGCGCCAGCAGCACTTTTTCATCACCAAAAACCTCGGGCTTGTTGCGGTGCAGGAATGTAGGCGAAAGCTGCAGGGAAAGCCTTTCTCCAAATTTACGCGCTATAAGCACCTGGGCTGAATAATATAGTTTGTCCTGAAATTCAAGTTCCTTGTTAACCGTAGCAACTCCGGTTCCACCGAAAAGCGTTACAGAAACGGGAATATTGCGGGCACCATCGCTTTGTTTCAGCACTTTTAGTTTACCAAAAAAATCATACACTTTCTGCGAAGTGCTCCTCCCTACGCCGATCATGAAATCGTCCGTCACACCGTATTCAAAACCCATCCGCATCGTCGCCTGGTCCAGTCCGAAAAACTGGTAAGCGCCCGAATTGAGCCGCCCGAAACGGTGCGAGATACGAAAGTCCAGATGCTTCTTTTTCATCGTTTCAATGGAATGTCCATTGACGACGCGCGTGGATTTGAATGTGGCAGAAACGGGCACGGTAACCATGCTATCCTGCTTGGATAGTTCACTGAGCAGGTCATCCTGGGCATAGAGAACCGTTGTTGAACAGGTCAACATCATCATTAGGCGGAGTAATTTCATTGTTTTGGGGCAGTTAGGCTGTAACTGTTAATGTGTTTCCGTCAGAGGAAAGAGAAGTTTTGTAAGCTTGCAACGGAGTTGTGGCCGGGCCTTGTTCCACTGCACCTGTAAGCGAGAATTCTGATAGGTGCGTAGGACATCTGATGTCGTTCTGCTCTTTTCGGTAGCCTACTGTGCTTCCCTCATGCGTGCAGATCCTGGACAAGGCTACATACTGATTCGCAGTGGTAAAGGCAACCAGGACATCACCAAAAACCTTTCCTGTTCCTGCCGTTTTCAGGTCTTTTGCATTACTATGGGTAAGATCCACTGTAAAGTTGATCGCATTGCCGGTTGTGGTTCCGGTTACGCCATTTACCGAGCCGCCGCCGCCTGGATTTGGTTCCGGCTCATCATCGCTGGATCCGCAGGCCGTCATGGTTGTTCCTATGCAATAAAATGCCATGAGTGTAGAAGTGCTTAGTCCGAGACTTCTCAGGAATTCACCTCTTTTCATTTTGTCTGCTTTAACATTTTCCATAGTGAAGAATTAAATTAGTAGATACAATTTGGGTATGCGGGTTATTTGAAAGCGGGTGTATAGCGCAGTGATATCCACATTCCCACTGTCGTGAGATTTACTTTTCCGTAACCTACCCCTTTTACCGGGATTCGGATGTAGGGCTCTGCTACAAGAGAAAATTTGTTTGTGATCGTGCGTTCGTAGCCTACGGATGCATTGATATGACTCAGTAAGAACCATCCTGTTTTTCCATCCCAACCTTCTTTTTGCTTAGGGACATATTTGGCATAATGGTACTTGTACTGCTCTTTTTGAGCATAATAAGATGAAACGCCAGTTCCTATGAACAACTTCGACTGTGCTTTATGGATGAAATTATAACGGAGCCCGAGCGGAACTTCAATCATAGTACATTCTCCATCAACTCCATATGGCGTATTATAATAAGTCACATAATCTTTCAGCTCATAGTCCTTCGCGTAAGCGTAATAATCTTTTCGGCTCCATATCACTCCGCTCTGCAGATAAAGCCTTGACGATAAGCCGTATTCAATTAAAAGAGAAAAAGCGGTCCCTGGTTTTGTATAATTTTTAAAACCAACCGTTGTCAAATCCGGTGAATAACCAAGCCGAACGGCCCATTTGGCATAATCTTCCACCACTTTTTCAGTTTCTGCCGGTTCAACAACATTTTCCGGTGCATCGAATGTTACAGCCGGGATTTCCGGCTGATTTTCCCAGTTCAATGTCCTGCTCGCTAACCTCGTGACGGAAATCAATGTTCTTGCTTGCTCCTCCGATATAGGTTGCTCCTTAACTTGTTCATTTGGAGCATTGTTCGTTACAATTCGCTCCGGTAATCCGTCGTTGGCAATGCCGTTAACGGAAAAAGCCCCGTCGCCTCCCTCCTGCTTTGAGCGGTTAGGCTCTAAGTACACTCCGCCTGTCTTAGACTGGCTCCGGGGCAATTTTTTGCTGCGTTGGTAATCGGTAATATTCAAATTTGCGACAGAGGAAGATTTCGCAATGTCTGCTTCCTTATTACGTAAAGGTTTGGTTGACAAAATGGCCCTTTCCGGCAGCTTTTCGGGCGATTCCGGATTCTTTTCACCAGTCCGTACTTCGTTTTTGTTTAAATCAGTTTTATCAAAATTGCTTGTTGTTACATCGTCACTTGCCTTAATATCAGCCACAATTTCGCTTTTCGACTGGCCGTCCGTAATGGGCAGGGTCGCTGATTCCTGCGTTTTGTTCGTGAAATACAGTGCGAAGCCGATCGGGATCAGCAGCGCAAGTAAGCCCAAAGGCCACCATTTCCTCAACCAGCCGCCGGGAACTTTGCCGTCGTTGGCATCCAGCCGTCTTCTTAACCTATTCCAATCCTCCGGATCAAATTGTGGATCAAGCTCTTCTGATGACTTTCTGAAGAGCTTATCCAGTTCGTCATCTGGTAACTCTGTCATAATCGCCAATATTTATCTTTGATAACATTTCTCTCAATTTTTCTCTTGCACGCGACAAATTTGACTTCGACGCCCCTACTGAAATATTCAGCTGGTCTGCAATCTCTTCGTGTGTATAGCCGTCTATAACTGATAAACTAAATACAAGTCTGTAAGAAGGGGTCAGTTTCTGGATCAGCTCCATCAATTCTTCGTGCGCAAGTTTGCTGATGACCGTTTCATCAATGGCCACATTGTCCGCAACTTCCACATCATCAAAAACATCCCGGCGTATTTCCTGTCTGTAATGATCGAGGGCTGTATTAATCATAATTCTGCTCAACCAGGTTTTAAATGAACGGCTGGAATCGAATGTATCCAGCTTGGTAAAAACCTTAAAAAATCCATCGTTGAGTATCTCTTTCGCTTCTTCCCTGCTGCGTGTATAGCGCAAACAAATGCTCATAGCATAGCCGTAAAACTGTTTATACAACAGCTCCTGACTGCGGCGGTTTTTCTTTAAACAGCCGTCGAGTAGTTCAAGAAGAACTGCGGAGGTATACTCGGGCATGCTATTTGCTCTTTTAACACTAGTACGGCAAACCGAAA of Dyadobacter chenhuakuii contains these proteins:
- a CDS encoding glycoside hydrolase family 2 TIM barrel-domain containing protein; the encoded protein is MHRFYRYWLGLLTAFLLFNTFQSHAQAVPEWQDPQVFGVNTEKPRADFIPYPDEKSALLMDKKASSARSLNGTWKFRWASHPSKAIPNFFDPNMQDAGWDNIPVPSNWQVTGAREGRKYDAPVSNNKLAFKATPPRINADTNAVGMYRTTFTVSDDIKSKEIFLQFAGVQSACYVWLNGVAVGYHEDGMTPFEFDITEDVKSGLNHLAVQVINWSDGSYLEKQDQWRLAGIFRDVNLLVRPKVILSDFSVRTLLDANQEHATLKLSAFVKNYTEQAVHAHQVLFTLYDANKSVVVTPVSQMVGTLDPAKEGAVRVDIPIPNPVKWTAETPYLYTLSVQLMNSDGKVIEATSQPVGFREVKIKNGQLVVNGKVITVKGVNRQEFDAESGQAITRETMIKDITLMKQHNINAVRTSHYPNASQWYELCDQYGLYVIDEANLDGQGISGANMILADMPQWRSAFLARGKAMIERDKNHPSVIVWSLGNESEKGKNFKDMADYIHLADPTRPIDRHPVKQIHFASNWVSKALALKKPDGTSYWEFANAIDSTQAGDGLINPDRVPQPQLIEIKKVYQYVKFESPDTMRTGEKTVSLLNNYDFLPLNVLELAWSVQENGKIIGKPGVISNLNAASKQRQQVSIPYELPAVQKPGAEYFLNISIRLKDGTSWAPKGHEVAWHQIALIKSQEAAPALSLYNERPLRVAQISSARVAITGQDFAVTFDKKEGIISFKNKREEMLQAGPYASFWRVPTHQDEAGGAKSYAAQWREAGLDTLEVSDSEIKTQRLTSTVYRVTITRTFKSKTGDVDMTNEFIVYATGDIYVKNTFSPTGQWPSMAKVGTQFRMLATFNKTQWYGNGPHATYADQRTSGRIGIYGGSVADQHFAHLTPQENGNKTNVRWAAVTNAEGIGLLAVSDSVFNFNVHDYTDQQLLASKKRGATLTRGLETVVNIDLAQMGLGGGDSASQMHSPYLLPAKNYSYAFRLKPIDNTSNIEQIASYTLPYTGQESGSNLATNTVSDSDVEEEVAEEEATEPVAKPVVRKAPVRKKPAYKRKSSRRRRR
- a CDS encoding DUF5777 family beta-barrel protein, with amino-acid sequence MKLLRLMMMLTCSTTVLYAQDDLLSELSKQDSMVTVPVSATFKSTRVVNGHSIETMKKKHLDFRISHRFGRLNSGAYQFFGLDQATMRMGFEYGVTDDFMIGVGRSTSQKVYDFFGKLKVLKQSDGARNIPVSVTLFGGTGVATVNKELEFQDKLYYSAQVLIARKFGERLSLQLSPTFLHRNKPEVFGDEKVLLALGVGGRFKLSKRVSLNGEYFYTAREKNTVTAPYYDSMSFGVDIETGGHVFQLHFTNSLGMIEKQFIGETTGTWGKGDIHYGFNISRTFSFDKKNKKVAN
- a CDS encoding RNA polymerase sigma factor, whose amino-acid sequence is MPEYTSAVLLELLDGCLKKNRRSQELLYKQFYGYAMSICLRYTRSREEAKEILNDGFFKVFTKLDTFDSSRSFKTWLSRIMINTALDHYRQEIRRDVFDDVEVADNVAIDETVISKLAHEELMELIQKLTPSYRLVFSLSVIDGYTHEEIADQLNISVGASKSNLSRAREKLREMLSKINIGDYDRVTR
- a CDS encoding gamma-glutamylcyclotransferase family protein, translating into MDPHATYLFTYGTLQGFDNPFAGRLRENAVYEGRGYFSGLLYLISWYPGAVFDKNASSKVHGEIYRLTAPEALFVELDDYEDVFEDEKNSLYLRKTISITTENEASLDCWVYLYNQSVAGLPLIEDGRFKHSV
- a CDS encoding YceI family protein, whose translation is MHLSAMVFVTVLASALPSGPLLAQGKFGTSTGNTKFSSVTPLENVNAENKKSQVILNTANNEIAIRMNMREFVFPNKLMQEHFNENYIESEKYPTATFSGKVDNAPDYTKDGQYDVSATGKFTVHGVTKERTIKGKMKIESGKITINSDFEVPLTDHKIEVPQVVFVKIAQVISVKAQYVLTAK
- a CDS encoding QcrA and Rieske domain-containing protein; the encoded protein is MENVKADKMKRGEFLRSLGLSTSTLMAFYCIGTTMTACGSSDDEPEPNPGGGGSVNGVTGTTTGNAINFTVDLTHSNAKDLKTAGTGKVFGDVLVAFTTANQYVALSRICTHEGSTVGYRKEQNDIRCPTHLSEFSLTGAVEQGPATTPLQAYKTSLSSDGNTLTVTA
- a CDS encoding type III pantothenate kinase, with product MLLAVDVGNTDTVFGLYQSDDWEYIWRMRSLVNENESHYESRLRLHFLEAGLWFGDVDTVVLSSVVPAMTPIIQKVLRSMFGDDVIVVGPDIYPDLSIAINHPHEIGADLIANSVAVMTRYQENCVVVDFGTALTFTTVSKDRKILGVAILPGLMTAVKALFANTAQLPEVPLVLPKTAIGKNTTEAIQAGILLGYEGLVKSLLQRIRQEMGGECIAVATGGLSSIIETLQEEFVEIDSNLTLDGLRIIGERLRPSA